AAAGATTCATGAACGCAGCCCTATATTCCTTGGCTCCAAGGCCGACGTGGAGGAAGCCCTGAGCTACTTGAAgtgattttgtattttaaataatgaGTAAACAATAATAAGTTTTTTAATCAAGAAACAGGAAACTTATTTATAGTCCTTATCCTAGAAGTTGAAGGTGATTCTAGACGTTGTCAGTCTTTAAATAGTGCCCAACCAGTTCCAGCTTAATCCTCCGTAGATCAAAGATCAATCATGGCTAAGATCATAGTGTGGTATCTGTTCTTATCAGCTTTCTACACCTCTTTCTGCAGTAGTCCTGGTATTGCAATCCCATCCGGATGTTGGCACGGTTTTGAAATccaataacttttaaaatagcattctttcttgaaatatttcaattcgtaaaaaaagatacaaaaataatcataaagtaaatatttattttgagaaACATTTAACAAAAGTCTGAAAATCCGTTATTGCTACTTTACTGAATCATCCAAGTAATTCTTATAAAATTCTCTTactaaaagttttatttaaaggCGGTTTTAGAAAGCGTTCGCCTTGTGCTTAGGCACAAAAGTGAAGCCCTCGGGAACGGGACCTAGTAAGGATTCGCTGAGCTTCACCCAGTCGGACGCATTGCCGGAACTCATTAGCGTCTCCATTTCGTCACGGCCACGGTACTTCTGCGGCCGAGCATTGATCTTTTGGGGCGGCGCCTGCTGCAGTTCCTCGGGTATATATCGGTACAGAAATGACTGCCACTCCAAGAGAAAGCGTCGCGTTGTCTCCACACCCTTGGTATCAGAGCCCCAGTGTTCCAGACCATAGTCACAAAACTTGCGCATCAGCTCGAACCGTTGACTGGATGATGGAGCCCAAGCCTTCTGCTCCTTGATCTCCTGGAAGATCCATGGTTTGATGAGCGCCCCGCGCCCAATCATAACCGAGCTTACATGTGGAGCCAGTGTTCGGCGCTCGAGGTAATCCTCGTAGCTAAGAATGTCGCCATTACCAATGACTGGAATCCCCTTGGCTTTAGCGGCACATTCTTCAATGTAGTTCCAATTCGCGTGCTTTGTGTAGCGCTGTTCCCTAGAGCGGCCATGCAGCGTTACGGCAGATGCGCCCCACTCCTCAACCAGAGGTAGTAGCTCATGAGCCACGCTCTTGTCCGCGTATATCCCGGTACGCATCTTGACAGTGAACGGCAACCTTTCCGACATAGCCGAGCAACTGCGGACAGTCAACTCCAGGATGTTGGTGCGCCGCATGAGAGCACTACCCCCGCCCTGCTGATAGATCAAGTCGATAGGACAGCCTATATTCAAGTCTATATAGTCCACCTTCGCCGTCTCCTCAATCAACTGAGCAGCCTGGTTAATAATGTTTGGATTGTTTCCACACAGCTGCACACCGAACACATCCTCGCTCTGGTGGCGTTTAGTCAAAGCCCACTCTTGCCCCATTCCTTTGACCAGAGGCAGGGCACATGCCATTTCGCCA
This region of Drosophila bipectinata strain 14024-0381.07 chromosome 2L, DbipHiC1v2, whole genome shotgun sequence genomic DNA includes:
- the Dus3 gene encoding tRNA-dihydrouridine(47) synthase [NAD(P)(+)]-like, with protein sequence MEPGICYIKPEYQVAEANAGREETAPDNGDSSKRKREDGDSNEAGERKKWNKKERKRGQNKNRPVFKDERYSHLCHSLMEGTGGEPCSLANCRYVHDLDEYLAAKGEDLGTECYVFNTKGYCARGVSCRFAKAHTDDKGRNIKKEGYDESASQTTFNGISSDLQVRLRKHDYDFRRSKELIKQAEKLRDERKQQLQSDKDKKEVSEEGKASCEESQDKIKPPESNNEPSTETPSSVANSNQIGCIIDDTPTGRDALRKAAVDFREKLVLSPLTTVGNLPFRRICKEFGADITCGEMACALPLVKGMGQEWALTKRHQSEDVFGVQLCGNNPNIINQAAQLIEETAKVDYIDLNIGCPIDLIYQQGGGSALMRRTNILELTVRSCSAMSERLPFTVKMRTGIYADKSVAHELLPLVEEWGASAVTLHGRSREQRYTKHANWNYIEECAAKAKGIPVIGNGDILSYEDYLERRTLAPHVSSVMIGRGALIKPWIFQEIKEQKAWAPSSSQRFELMRKFCDYGLEHWGSDTKGVETTRRFLLEWQSFLYRYIPEELQQAPPQKINARPQKYRGRDEMETLMSSGNASDWVKLSESLLGPVPEGFTFVPKHKANAF